CTTCCGCACTTGCGTTGTCTTGTATGGTATAGAGGTTGTCCGAAAACCGCCTTCACAAAAACACGGGAGACGGCTATGCGTCCCCCGCAGTGTTTGTGTCGCAGCTTCGCTGCAACCTAAGTTCAAAACAGGATGGCCTCGCAACGCGCTTTCGCGCGGCGTCAGCGAATTTCCTTGATGCGAGCAGCCTTGCCGCTCAAGCCGCGCAGATAGTGCAACTTCGCGCGACGCACCTTGCCTCGGCGAACCACGTCAATCTTCTCAATCTTCGGCGAGTGTACCGGAAACGTGCGTTCCACACCGACACCGTAGGAAATCTTGCGGACCGTGTAAGTCTCGCTGATTCCGCTGCCACGCCGGCGAATGACGATGCCTTCAAACACCTGGATACGTTCGCGCTGTCCTTCACGGACTTTCACGTGTACGCGCAGCGTGTCACCAGGACGGAACGCCGGAATATCCGTACGCAATTGTTCCCTTGCAATGGTTTGTAACAGGTTCAACACAGAGGCCTCCTTCC
Above is a genomic segment from Alicyclobacillus cycloheptanicus containing:
- the rplS gene encoding 50S ribosomal protein L19 is translated as MNLLQTIAREQLRTDIPAFRPGDTLRVHVKVREGQRERIQVFEGIVIRRRGSGISETYTVRKISYGVGVERTFPVHSPKIEKIDVVRRGKVRRAKLHYLRGLSGKAARIKEIR